The Paenibacillus sp. BIC5C1 DNA segment CAACTCGGCTTTTTGCCCTTGCTCTTCTGCATTAGCCTTCTGAATACGCGCATCCCGCATCGCTTCCGCTTCCGCAATTTCGGCGTCCCGCTTGACGGCTGCTATTCTCGGTTTACCGAGGGCATCCAGATAACCTTGTTTGTCACGAACATCTTTGATGGTAAAAGAGACAATTTGCAGTCCCATTTTTTTCAAATCTCTGGCAGCTACACCTTGAACCTCTTGTGCGAAGCGATCACGGTTACGGTATACTTCTTCGACCGTCATCGTTCCGAGAATGGCCCGCAAATGCCCTTCCAGAACTTCCTGTGCTTCGCCTCTTAATGATTCTACGGGCTTACCGATGAATTGTTCCGCTGCAGTAGCCACGTCTTCTACAGAGCTTCCAACCTTGATAATGGCGACACCATCGGCTATGACCGGCACGCCTTGTTCCGTATATACTTCCGGTGTGGAAACATCCAGCTTATGGGACAACAAAGAGATAAATTCTGACTGCTGGAACACTGGCAATATAAATGCGCCGCCTCCACGAACAATTTTAATTTTCCGTCCGGAGTCATCGTCGGAAATATTTTTGCTTCCTAGGAATGAACCCGTAACGATCATGGCTTCATCCGGCCCAACCGTTTTGTATCTCGCCCAGAATGCCAAACCAAGAATCAGAATAACACCGACAACGATTCCAGGAACCAACAACACATCCATATCCAGATTATTCATTCCACATCTCTCCCCTTATTCATACATGAGTGCTTACACTGCTAACGGACAAACTACCTTAAACATTTTTAAGTACATCTTCATCCCATTCCGACACACGCAGTACACCTTCGGTTACATCCACAACTACAACACGCGCTCCCGCCGCAATGGGACGATGTTCAAAGCTGGATGCCGTGTGCACCGTATTACCGGCAGCAATCTTGATCATGACTTCACCAAAACCTTTTTCCGGTACCGGAATGGTAATTTCTCCAATTTTCCCAGATAGCTCTTTCATGGAAAATGCAATGGAAACGTCACTGTTACGCATCGGCTTGATATATGCAAAGAATACCAGCATGGCTGCAGCAATACCTATAAGCAGGGATAGTATCAGTGCCGAAATCGCACTAATCGAGCTATAACGTGTCAGCATAATGCCGGCTCCACCAAAGGTTGTTATGGAACCAGCCAGCACAACAGGTTTGAAAAAATCAAGGCCTGGCAATTCAAAGGCCCCGTCCAGCAAGCCATCAATCAAGTCACCTAGCACAAGGCTGACGACTGCAAATATGGCTCCTCCGATTAGACACCCCCAATAGATTGACTCCATTCCCCGTTCCTCCTCTCTTCTGCCGCAATTCCATCCAACTGGGCATTCCTCATGTAAATAAATACGTAGCAAGGTGCCGTTATGTTTCAAAATCTTTCCTCATTTGTATTCTAGACCCGATAATGGTTATTCTCATCGCAATATGGTCCAGTTCCTGGAACATTCTCCAATTCGCTCTTATTCACAACAAAGAACCGCAAATCTCCGTTAAAGGAGACATGCGGTTCCAGAACACATCGCTGTGTTTTTATGTTTTAATTTTATAGAGAAGCCTTGTAGATGGATACAACATCTTCACGTTGCAATTTTTTGAAGTTACCGAATGGGCCAAAGAGCATAGCTTTGTCAGCCATAACTTCGATCTGGCTGTCATCGATATCATAATCAGCCAGACGGTTAGGCGCACCAATGGATGTCCAGAATTTGCTCAATGCATCGATACCTTCTTCAGCAATCTGTTTGTCCGATTTACCTTCAGGATTAACTTCGAACACATTGATCGCGAGACGTTTGAAACGATCCACATTTACGTCCACATTATGCTTCATCCAATGCGGGAACAGAATCGCGAGCCCTCCGCCATGCGGAATATCATACACTGCGGATACCGCGTGTTCAATATTGTGAGTAGCCCAGTCACCAGCGAGACCCATGTTCAGTACGCCGTTCAATGCCATCGTTCCACAATAAAGAATCGTTTCACGCAGTTCATAGTTCTCCAGGTCTTCAACCAGACGAGGCGCTGCATCCATAACTGTGCGCAGAATCGTCTCACAGAAGCCGAGCTGAACCGGTGTGTTGGCATCCAGATGGAAATAATGTTCCAGTACGTGAGACATCATATCAACCATGCCGTAAACCGTTTGGTCCAGAGGAACGGTATATGTATTTACCGGATCAAGGATCGAGAACGCAGGGAACGAATACGCACTGCCCCAGCCCAATTTCTCCTGTGTATCCTGATTCGTGATAACCGAACCGGAGTTCATTTCCGAGCCAGTTGCAGCCATTGTCAGCACTGTACCGAGTGGAAGAGCATCCTGTGCAACGGCTTTGCGCTGAGCAAAGTCCCACATGTCGCCGTCATACTTGGCGCCTACGGCAATCGCTTTGGCACAATCCAGTACACTGCCGCCGCCTACAGCGAGGACCAGGTCAATGTTGTTCGTTTTGCAGAGGTCTACACCTTTGTGCACTGTCGAAAGACGTGGGTTCGGTTCTACACCAGCCAGCTCCGTAACCTCAGCTCCAACTTCCTTCAGCAGTCCGATCACCTGATCGTACAAACCGCTGCGTTTGATACTGCCGCCACCATATACAAGCAGAACCCGCTTGCCGTATTTCGGTACTTCGGTTTTCAGTGCTTCCAGCTGACCTTTACCGAAAATCAATCGGGTTGGATTATAAAATTGAAAAGATCTCATATCTATGTCGCCTCCAATGGAGATTCATATTTTAGTGCAACTCCCATTATAGTACCCCGATTATACAAAAACAAATCGATAGCCACTCACTTTATAGCAATCCGTTGATTTGCAAGTGTGCACGGAACATTTCACTGGTTGACGGCAAGCTTTCTTTATCCACCCACGTCTCAGACGACCATAATCCCGCTTGTTTAAATGCTCGTGGACAATGAATGAAGCATTCTTCCACTTCCACAATGACAGCTGCCCCAATGGTTTTGCCGCTCCAATCCATACTCGCGATAAATTTCTCATCCTTCGTAATTGAAGCCCTCCCATTAATGCGCAGCACCTCGTTCATACCTGGAATTAGAAAGAGCATGCCCACGCCTGGGTTGGACAAAATGTTTAGTAAAGAATCGATTCTTCGATTGCCAGGACGTTCAGGATAGACAAGCCGATAGGGATCTATTACTTTTACAAACCCTGCTCCGTCTCCCCTCGGAGATGCATCACTCTTTCCTTCACGATCAGAAGTGGAGAGGAGAAATAAAGGAGAAAGCGATATAAAGTTCTGAACATGTGCATCTACAAACGAAATTGCCTTGTTACGTACATGCTCGTGGGGTTCACCCACCATATTTTGCAATTCCCCGGCATCGGTAACCAGCGGTATATCCAAACCCTTTTTTTCCATTTTCGTATCCCCTTTTTTTAATGATAAGGAGTATCCATGACTTTTCTTCTAAATATTATACATGTGTACATAGTAAAGAAGTATTTTTCGATCTCACATTGTCAAATAAACCAAAGCACCAGCCCTTATAGGGCTGGTGCTCCAGGTTGTTCATGTTTATTCGGTGTATCCCATGCTGGTCACAAAACGACGGAAGGCTTGGCGTCCTGCCTCATCATATTTGTAGACACCTGCATGTTCGAGAATCTCCGCGAATTTCAAGCCGACTTCCTGTTGTACAAGCGCAACAGCTTGCTCCTTGTTCAGGTTGGGACCGAAACGTTCGATCAGTTCTTCTGCCCAGCCCAGATGTTTGTTCAACACATGTTCGGAAGCTTTGGCCGCCTCAGCAAGTTTGGTATCCCCAGCGAGAATATCCGCGATGCTGTCCAGCTCTTCTTTCAAACGACCTGGCAGGATTGCAAGCCCCATCACTTCGATGAGTCCAATGTTCTCTTTTTTCAAATGATGCATTTCGCGGTGCGGATGGAAAATCCCTTCGGGATGTTCATCATTCGTGCGATTGTTCCGCAGAACGAGGTCCATCTCATATCCTCCGTCCGCACTGCGACGAACGATTGGAGTCACTGTATTGTGTGGAATCTGTTCTCCGTCAACCTCACTGAAGGCCTCAATCTCCACCGTAGAATCGCTGTACACCTTCCATGCTTCATAAACGGCATTCCCCGCTTCGAGCAACTCTGCAGGATCGTGTGAAGCCAGCCGCAGAACGGACATTGGCCATTTCACAAGACTAAGCGTAAGCCCCGGCGAACCAGCATGGCGGAATACCGCCTCTGGCTTCGCATTTTGAATGGCAAAGGTATGGCGTCCACCCTGGAAATGGTCATGAGTCAGGATGGAGCCGCCAACGATAGGCAGATCGGCATTGGAACCGATAAAGTAATGCGGATATTCCCCCACGAAAGCCAGCAGCCTACGCAGCGTATCCTTGGTTAATTTCATCGGCACATGATCGTGATGGAAAATAATGCAGTGCTCGTTGTAGTACACGTATGGCGAGTATTGGAAGAACCAAGGTTCGCCGTTCAATTCCAAAGGAATGATACGTAGGTTTTGACGGGCCGGGTGGTTGACCCGTCCCGCATAGCCCACATTTTCACGACAAAGTTGGCATTTCGGATATACCGGAGGCGGAAGCAGCTTTGCCATCGCGATTTCCTTTGGACTTTTCTCCGGCTTGGACAGGTTGATTGTAATCTCCATATCTCCATAAGCTGTATCCTGTGTCCAATACACATTCTTGGAGATACGGTCCATCCGAATGTAGTTGGAATGAATTGAAAGCTCATAAAATTGCGAGGTAGCCGCCTCAATGCCTTCGGTCTGCTCCGTATGACGGAATGCGCGCACCACCTCAGATGGACGTGCCATCAATTGACCCATAATTTTCGCATCGAGCAAATCACGGTACGTGTCTGTATTTTCAGGTATAAGTCCAATTTCGAATCCATAATCAATCAGCGTATCCAGCAATGGTTGGGGGCCATCCAACACCGTCTCGTTCAATACTCCTGCATACGGCTCGGAGAACCCAAACTGTTCCAGCAGTAGATTACGGCTGTAATCCCGATCGGCTTCTTCAATCAATTTGTTCTGCAAGGAAAATGCTACCAGACGTTCAATGGCATGCAGTGCTTCCTGCTGCTCCGGTGTCCGCTCTGTGGCACCTGCTGCAAGTTGAGTCTGTGACATATCGATGTTCGCCTCCTAGTTTTTTCCGTAGCCGTCAGGGTGGGACTGATGCCAGCTCCATGCGCTTTGAATGACATCCTCCAGATTGGTCCATTTTGGATTCCAACCCAGTACGGATCTTGCTTTGGCAGACGAAGCCACCAGTACAGCTGGATCACCCGCACGACGTGGTTCCTGTACAACCGGAATATCCAGTCCGGTTACTTTCTTAGCCGTCTCAATAACCTGTTTAACAGAGAAGCCTTGACCGTTGCCCAGGTTGAACACGTTGCTGTTCTCCCCTTTACGGAGATAATCTACGGCCCGCAGATGCGCATCCGCCAGATCACTTACGTGGATGTAATCACGTACACAGGTTCCGTCTTCAGTCGCGTAGTCGTCACCGAACACGGCGATGTGTGGACGTTGTTTCAATGCCGTTTGCAGTACGAGTGGGATAAGATGACTCTCCGGCTGGTGATCTTCACCGATTTTGCCGCTATCATGGGCTCCGGCAGCATTGAAGTAACGAAGGGAGACGTATTTGATTTCCTGTACTTTATCGAACCAAGACATCATGCGCTCCATCATCAGCTTGGTTTCACCATATACGTTCGTAGGCTCTGTGCGATCGCTCTCTTCAATCGGCACTTTCTCCGGCTCGCCGTAAGTAGCAGCCGTGGAGGAGAAGACGATGCGACGTACATTCGCTGCATTCATCGCTTCCAGCAGGCACAATGTCCCAAACACGTTGTTGTCATAGTATTTCACGGGATCTTTCATACTCTCGCCAACCAGTGAGTTAGCCGCAAAGTGGATGACTGCATCAATGGAGTTCTCAGCGAACAGCTTCGCCAGAAGTTCCTTGTCACGCAGATCACCTTCATACAATTTTCCGCCCAGCAGAGCTTCACGATGCCCTGTCTGCAAGTTATCCAGTACAACTACCTCTTCGCCACGCTCCAACAAAGCCGCTACCGTATGAGAACCAATATATCCTGCTCCACCTGTCACCAAAATCGCCATCTTACTTCGCCTCCTTCAATTCTTTAACGCCGTCGCCTACTCCGCATACATAGAACTCGCCTTTGAGACTGGTGCGTGCTTCATATGCCGCTCCAACTTCGCTTACAAAACGCTCTACATCGTCCTCATGCACAAGGGATACCGTACATCCACCGAATCCTGCTCCTGTCATGCGTGCACCCAGAGTGCCTGGAATCCGTTGAGCTTCTTCAACCATCACGTCCAGCTCTTCGCAGCTCACTTCATATAGATAACGAAGGGATTCATGAGAAGCATTCATCAGCTTGCCGAAGGTTTCCAGATCGTTATCACGCAGTGCATCCACTGATGCAAGTACACGTGCATTCTCTTCCACGACGTGCTGGGCACGCTGTCTTACCTTCTCATCCTTGATGTGATCCTGTAGTGTAACGAATTGTTCAGGTGTAAGTTGCGCCAGATAGTTCAGTGCAGGCAGTTGTTCTTTCAAAATGGCAAGTGCTTGCTCACATTGGGAGCGACGTTCGTTATAAGCCGAGTCCACCAACCCCCGACGTTTGTTCGTGTTACCAATGACCAGCTTGTAGGCACCCGTACGGAATGGTACTTTTTCATATTCAAGGGTGTCACACATCAGCAGGATCGCATGATCCTCTTCTCCATTAGCTACAGCGAACTGGTCCATGATGCCACAGTTGACACCAACGAATTCGTTCTCTGCCTTTTGGGACAGCAGCGCCAATTGAACCGTATCAATATCATTCAAACCTTCAAGCGACTGGATAGCAAACCCGGTAAGAACCTCCAGCGATGCGGAAGAGGAAAGTCCTGCGCCGTTCGGAATTTCTCCATGATAGAGGAAGTCATAACCTTTGGTTACTTTTACGCCTTTGCCTTGCAGTTCAACCATGACGCCTACCGGGTAATCCGTCCATTCCCCTGTTTTCTCTTTGCCAATGGAGGACGTATCCAGCGTTCCTTCATAGGGCATATTCGTGGAAGCCAACTGCAACTTGTTGTCCTCACGCTCACGGATAATCAAAGTGGTACCGAATTCAAGCGCAGCCGGAAGCACGTACCCCCCGTTATAGTCAATGTGCTCACCGATCAGATTCACCCGCCCAGGGGCATGGAACACACGGATGTCCGCTCCACTCTCTCCGTACTTGTCAATAAACTTTTGTTTCAATTCATTTATGTTCATTGCTGCTGCACCCCATCTCAATGTTGTTGGTTTTCTTAATGTTATTATACAAGAAGGCGGTTCCTCTTGAAATGCAACCATGTGTGTTCCATATGGATAAATGTGACCTTTCGACGTATAATGAATGGAACATCCAGGAAGGAAAGGAATGTCATCATGACTGAACAACGTAAGGAAGGTCTAACGGGGGATCCGATAAAACAAATTCCGGAAACCTCTGGCAAAAGTGGAGCACTCAGCTATTCGGTTGCCTCCAATCCTGTTTATTATGAAAAAGGGGCATTGCATGTCCTCTTTGCAGGGGCAAGCCAGACCCTTCCCGGTCACGCCCTTGGCCCGAAGCTATACGATTATTATCTATTGCATTATGTAGAAAAAGGAGCCGGTACGTTCCGTACTGAACTACATACCTACGAACTGTCCGCAGGAGACTGTTTTCTCATTCAACCGGGACAGCTTGTAAGTTATCAATCCCATGCCCGGCATCCCTGGCAATACCGCTGGATGGCCTTTACCGGCAGCCAGGCTGCGAAGCATATAGAGGAAGCAGGCTTCCGTCCGGAGAAATCCGTCTTTCATGCCGGTCCTTCCTGCGGTATTACCGACTGGTTATCCGTGATGCAGACGGCTTTTGCCGAGCGAAAAGAAAGCTCTCATTTTACATCACTGGGTACGTTATATATGATTCTAGCCGAGGCACAAAATCACCTTTCTCAGGGGCAAACCTTAATACCAGGTGAATCCTCCATACGACGAACGGTAAAACAGATGATTCAATACATGTCTACTCAATATGCTTACCCTGTCTCGATTGAGCAAATGTCGGCCAGTCTTGGCTATAATCGTGCGTACCTTTCCCGCATTTTCAAACAGGAGACCGGATTATCGCCAGTCACCTACCTGCTTAAACTGCGGATCGATAAATCGCGCCAGCTGCTGCGGGAACGTCCGGATCTGTCCATCGAACAGGTATCCGCCTCCGTGGGCTTGCCAGATGCGCTGTATTTCTCCAAACAGTTCAAGCGATTCCATGGGGAAGCCCCTAGTCTGTACCGGGAGAACATTCTTAATAGTCCCTTGCCTCAAGGTTCACGCCAAGTACCACCGCACCAGAGATAACCCTGTAATCAAAAGTAGGATCTCCTATTCCGTAGGTCTACATAATAAAGGAACAAAAAAGGTGCATCCCGCCATTATGGCTAAGATGCACCTTTTGAACTTTATTTATGATCCGGTTCCGGACGGAGAATCGATTCAATGCGTTCCAATTCCTCTGAGGAGAATTCCAACTGACTGAGAGCAGCGACATTCTCTTCAATCTGCGAAGGACGACTTGCACCAATCAGTGCAGAAGTTACCTTGCCATCACGTAATACCCAAGCGAGTGCAAACTGGGCCAGACTCTGACCACGTGATGCTGCAATTTGATTCAGAGCACGAACTTTGCGCAATGTCTCTGGCGAGATGTTGTTTTCATTCAAAAATACAGACGGGCCTTTGGCACGTGAATCTTCTGGAATGCCATTCAGATATTTGTTGGTGAGCACGCCTTGTGCCAATGGACAAAAAGCGATGCTGCCTGTTCCATACTCATCAAGTACATCCTGCAGTCCATCCTCAATCCAGCGATCCAGCATGGAATATTTGGGTTGATGAATTAACAGAGGTGTACCCAGGCCTTTGAGAATTTCGGCCGCCTGCTTCGTCTGTTCTGCAGGATAGTTGGATATGCCGACATACAAGGCTTTGCCGGAACGTACAATATGGTCCAACGCCATCATCGTCTCTTCCAGAGGTGTTTCGGGATCATAACGATGAGAATAAAAGATGTCTACGTAATCGAGACCCATTCGCTTCAAGCTCTGATTGAGACTGGAAACCAGGTTTTTACGAGAACCCCATTCACCGTAAGGTCCAGGCCACATATAGTACCCGGCTTTGGTGGAGATGACGAGTTCATCTCGATATGGCTTCAGATCCTGTGCCAAAACCTGACCGAATAACTGCTCTGCCGAACCTGCCGGCGGACCATAATTGTTGGCAAGGTCAAAATGCGTAATGCCAAGATCAAACGAACGGGTAATCATATTTCGGCCGTTCTCCGCATTATTAATGCCACCAAAATTATGCCATAACCCAAGTGAAATCGCTGGCAGTTTCAATCCTGAACGTCCAACGCGGTTGTATTTCATTGTTTCGTAGCGTGCATCGCTGGCTACGTAGACCATCATGAATCCCTTCTTTCCCCAGGTTCCGCCTCTAGTACCCGGTCCGTATGCCGGAGAATGCGGTTATTCGGATAATGTTGACTTACGTTTAACCAAGAAGCTGGTCCACCTTATTCATTACCTCACCAATAGGGTCTGTAATCAACAAATCAGCCCGCCTGTCGTAAGCCGTAGGTGTAGCGTTAAGCAAGACCGTATGTTTCCCTTGAAAATACGTAATCAATTGTGCGGCAGGATACACGGTTAGTGAAGTTCCACCAACCAGCAGCAAATCCGCTGAGGACAGTGCATCAACCGAACGATATAATATCGTCTGGTCCAACTCCTCTTCATACAGCACGACATCCGGTTTGATCACGCCACCACAAGCCGTGCAACGAGGCACCTTATCTTTTGCGGTAATAATATCATCCAGCCCATAAAACCTCTTGCAATCCATACAAGCGTTTCGATGGATTGAACCATGAAGCTCCAAGACATTGCTGCTGCCAGCCTTTTGGTGCAGCCCGTCGATATTTTGCGTGATAACCGCCTGAAGTTTTCCTTCCTGTTCCAATCTGGCGAGCAGTCGATGACAGCCGTTGGGCATCGCATCGGGATGAAGCATTTTGCCTCGATAAAAATCATAAAAAATATCCGCATGCTGGTCAAAAAAATGTCGGCTCAGCAGCTCTTCCGGTGGATAGGGTGAATGCTGCTCTGTCTGGTATAAACCAGCCGCAGAGCGGAAGTCGGGAATCCCGCTTTCCGTTGAAGTTCCGGCTCCTCCGAAAAAAACAATATTTGAACTTTCATTAATCCAGGCAGCCAGTTGTTCTGTTGCGTTCATCCTCTCTCCTCCTTTACGAGATCACCCCTGTGAGGAATGTTCAGAGATGATTTTTAACTCATGATAATGTTGGATAATGGTATCAGCGTCATGTAAATAGTGACTTTCCTCGATTGCTGGACAGAAACCAATCTTACAGGACACCCCTGCGTTACGTCCCATCTGCATATCTCCATTGCTGTCACCGATCACAACAGCCTCCTCAGGAAGAATATGTAATTCTCGGCAAGCCAGAACCGCAGCCTCTCCATCCGGTTTGCCCCGCGTCACCCGATCACTGCCAACAATCGATGTAAAATACGACCGGATGCCCATCCACTCTAAATGTTCCTCGGCAGCAGCTGTGCTGTCCGAAGTGACCACTGCCATCGGAATCGATGCTTCCTGGCAGCTCTGCAAAAATGCATTTAATCCAGGCAGCGGTTCAGCCATTTTTCTCTGCCTTACCTCACCCATGGCGACACTGGAAAAACGGCGGATCGTTGTGATTGCTTCATTCCATGGCATGCCTGCTGCATACAACTGCCCTGCAAGCAAACCGTTGCTCTCATCCACCGTGGCAATAGCCAATGGCCCTTGAAGGTCATATCCGATCAGTTGACCCTCGAGATTGCGGATCGTACCGAGAACTTGCTCACGCGCTACCGTGAACGAGGCCCCAAGCTCTGACAGCTGTGATTCCAACTGATCCAGCAAAGACTCCGCCCACGGCCCCCATAACTGTAAGAAATCCAGTAATGTTC contains these protein-coding regions:
- a CDS encoding UDP-glucose--hexose-1-phosphate uridylyltransferase encodes the protein MSQTQLAAGATERTPEQQEALHAIERLVAFSLQNKLIEEADRDYSRNLLLEQFGFSEPYAGVLNETVLDGPQPLLDTLIDYGFEIGLIPENTDTYRDLLDAKIMGQLMARPSEVVRAFRHTEQTEGIEAATSQFYELSIHSNYIRMDRISKNVYWTQDTAYGDMEITINLSKPEKSPKEIAMAKLLPPPVYPKCQLCRENVGYAGRVNHPARQNLRIIPLELNGEPWFFQYSPYVYYNEHCIIFHHDHVPMKLTKDTLRRLLAFVGEYPHYFIGSNADLPIVGGSILTHDHFQGGRHTFAIQNAKPEAVFRHAGSPGLTLSLVKWPMSVLRLASHDPAELLEAGNAVYEAWKVYSDSTVEIEAFSEVDGEQIPHNTVTPIVRRSADGGYEMDLVLRNNRTNDEHPEGIFHPHREMHHLKKENIGLIEVMGLAILPGRLKEELDSIADILAGDTKLAEAAKASEHVLNKHLGWAEELIERFGPNLNKEQAVALVQQEVGLKFAEILEHAGVYKYDEAGRQAFRRFVTSMGYTE
- a CDS encoding MSMEG_1061 family FMN-dependent PPOX-type flavoprotein; the protein is MEKKGLDIPLVTDAGELQNMVGEPHEHVRNKAISFVDAHVQNFISLSPLFLLSTSDREGKSDASPRGDGAGFVKVIDPYRLVYPERPGNRRIDSLLNILSNPGVGMLFLIPGMNEVLRINGRASITKDEKFIASMDWSGKTIGAAVIVEVEECFIHCPRAFKQAGLWSSETWVDKESLPSTSEMFRAHLQINGLL
- a CDS encoding NAD-dependent protein deacylase, yielding MNATEQLAAWINESSNIVFFGGAGTSTESGIPDFRSAAGLYQTEQHSPYPPEELLSRHFFDQHADIFYDFYRGKMLHPDAMPNGCHRLLARLEQEGKLQAVITQNIDGLHQKAGSSNVLELHGSIHRNACMDCKRFYGLDDIITAKDKVPRCTACGGVIKPDVVLYEEELDQTILYRSVDALSSADLLLVGGTSLTVYPAAQLITYFQGKHTVLLNATPTAYDRRADLLITDPIGEVMNKVDQLLG
- a CDS encoding iron-containing alcohol dehydrogenase — protein: MRSFQFYNPTRLIFGKGQLEALKTEVPKYGKRVLLVYGGGSIKRSGLYDQVIGLLKEVGAEVTELAGVEPNPRLSTVHKGVDLCKTNNIDLVLAVGGGSVLDCAKAIAVGAKYDGDMWDFAQRKAVAQDALPLGTVLTMAATGSEMNSGSVITNQDTQEKLGWGSAYSFPAFSILDPVNTYTVPLDQTVYGMVDMMSHVLEHYFHLDANTPVQLGFCETILRTVMDAAPRLVEDLENYELRETILYCGTMALNGVLNMGLAGDWATHNIEHAVSAVYDIPHGGGLAILFPHWMKHNVDVNVDRFKRLAINVFEVNPEGKSDKQIAEEGIDALSKFWTSIGAPNRLADYDIDDSQIEVMADKAMLFGPFGNFKKLQREDVVSIYKASL
- a CDS encoding protease produces the protein MESIYWGCLIGGAIFAVVSLVLGDLIDGLLDGAFELPGLDFFKPVVLAGSITTFGGAGIMLTRYSSISAISALILSLLIGIAAAMLVFFAYIKPMRNSDVSIAFSMKELSGKIGEITIPVPEKGFGEVMIKIAAGNTVHTASSFEHRPIAAGARVVVVDVTEGVLRVSEWDEDVLKNV
- a CDS encoding AraC family transcriptional regulator, with product MTEQRKEGLTGDPIKQIPETSGKSGALSYSVASNPVYYEKGALHVLFAGASQTLPGHALGPKLYDYYLLHYVEKGAGTFRTELHTYELSAGDCFLIQPGQLVSYQSHARHPWQYRWMAFTGSQAAKHIEEAGFRPEKSVFHAGPSCGITDWLSVMQTAFAERKESSHFTSLGTLYMILAEAQNHLSQGQTLIPGESSIRRTVKQMIQYMSTQYAYPVSIEQMSASLGYNRAYLSRIFKQETGLSPVTYLLKLRIDKSRQLLRERPDLSIEQVSASVGLPDALYFSKQFKRFHGEAPSLYRENILNSPLPQGSRQVPPHQR
- a CDS encoding HAD family hydrolase; the encoded protein is MSMLQIREKQVPCRGILFDKDGTLLDFLQLWGPWAESLLDQLESQLSELGASFTVAREQVLGTIRNLEGQLIGYDLQGPLAIATVDESNGLLAGQLYAAGMPWNEAITTIRRFSSVAMGEVRQRKMAEPLPGLNAFLQSCQEASIPMAVVTSDSTAAAEEHLEWMGIRSYFTSIVGSDRVTRGKPDGEAAVLACRELHILPEEAVVIGDSNGDMQMGRNAGVSCKIGFCPAIEESHYLHDADTIIQHYHELKIISEHSSQG
- a CDS encoding galactokinase yields the protein MNINELKQKFIDKYGESGADIRVFHAPGRVNLIGEHIDYNGGYVLPAALEFGTTLIIREREDNKLQLASTNMPYEGTLDTSSIGKEKTGEWTDYPVGVMVELQGKGVKVTKGYDFLYHGEIPNGAGLSSSASLEVLTGFAIQSLEGLNDIDTVQLALLSQKAENEFVGVNCGIMDQFAVANGEEDHAILLMCDTLEYEKVPFRTGAYKLVIGNTNKRRGLVDSAYNERRSQCEQALAILKEQLPALNYLAQLTPEQFVTLQDHIKDEKVRQRAQHVVEENARVLASVDALRDNDLETFGKLMNASHESLRYLYEVSCEELDVMVEEAQRIPGTLGARMTGAGFGGCTVSLVHEDDVERFVSEVGAAYEARTSLKGEFYVCGVGDGVKELKEAK
- the galE gene encoding UDP-glucose 4-epimerase GalE, with amino-acid sequence MAILVTGGAGYIGSHTVAALLERGEEVVVLDNLQTGHREALLGGKLYEGDLRDKELLAKLFAENSIDAVIHFAANSLVGESMKDPVKYYDNNVFGTLCLLEAMNAANVRRIVFSSTAATYGEPEKVPIEESDRTEPTNVYGETKLMMERMMSWFDKVQEIKYVSLRYFNAAGAHDSGKIGEDHQPESHLIPLVLQTALKQRPHIAVFGDDYATEDGTCVRDYIHVSDLADAHLRAVDYLRKGENSNVFNLGNGQGFSVKQVIETAKKVTGLDIPVVQEPRRAGDPAVLVASSAKARSVLGWNPKWTNLEDVIQSAWSWHQSHPDGYGKN
- the mgrA gene encoding L-glyceraldehyde 3-phosphate reductase; protein product: MVYVASDARYETMKYNRVGRSGLKLPAISLGLWHNFGGINNAENGRNMITRSFDLGITHFDLANNYGPPAGSAEQLFGQVLAQDLKPYRDELVISTKAGYYMWPGPYGEWGSRKNLVSSLNQSLKRMGLDYVDIFYSHRYDPETPLEETMMALDHIVRSGKALYVGISNYPAEQTKQAAEILKGLGTPLLIHQPKYSMLDRWIEDGLQDVLDEYGTGSIAFCPLAQGVLTNKYLNGIPEDSRAKGPSVFLNENNISPETLRKVRALNQIAASRGQSLAQFALAWVLRDGKVTSALIGASRPSQIEENVAALSQLEFSSEELERIESILRPEPDHK